A stretch of Triticum aestivum cultivar Chinese Spring chromosome 1D, IWGSC CS RefSeq v2.1, whole genome shotgun sequence DNA encodes these proteins:
- the LOC123180198 gene encoding 4'-phosphopantetheinyl transferase psf-1 isoform X3, whose translation MRGRRLPRAHPLRSIPSRSNRPWRRRRILHSSTPPLPARRRRPQPLPDAPLPRICTAGELPALREVHVWYLCPDELNNQSQLNMYEELLSPSEREYADSMKATMLRKDVVLSRALLRTTLSRYTGCKIDPRSFEFKKNKFGKPEVLWPLDDSTAEQPLHFNISHTTSLIACGIAINAHIGIDVEEKKRNTTKNILSLARRYFTPSEVDSLAEISDSDAQRKEFLKLWTLKEAYVKALGMGFSGAPFSTFSIMLETSKGIRISKTSNASRPGCDHLSENWLFTLAELNSSHYMSVCIEDSSRSQAGPEDSPAPVGLKVWKTVPFVEDTLVSGTEAVKLIA comes from the exons ATGCGCGGGCGACGCCTACCCCGAGCCCACCCTCTCCGGTCTATCCCCTCTCGATCTAACcgcccgtggcggcggcggcggattttACACTCCTCGACTCCCCCCTTAcccgcccgccgccggcgcccgCAACCTCTCCCGGACGCGCCCCTGCCGAGGATCTGCACTGCCGGCGAGCTCCCGGCGCTGCG AGAGGTGCATGTTTGGTATCTTTGCCCCGATGAGCTGAATAATCAGTCCCAGCTGAATATGTATGAAGAACTCCTGTCTCCTTCTGAAAGAGAGTATGCTGACTCTATGAAAGCAACAATGTTGCGGAAAGATGTTGTTTTGTCCCGTGCATTGTTGCGCACCACCCTCTCAAGAT ATACAGGTTGTAAAATTGATCCGAGGTCATTTGAGTTTAAGAAGAACAAATTTGGCAAACCTGAG GTATTATGGCCATTGGATGATAGCACTGCGGAGCAACCTTTGCATTTCAATATTTCACACACAACTTCTTTGATTGCCTGTGGCATTGCCATTAATGCTCAT ATTGGCATTGATGTTGAAGAGAAGAAGCGGAATACAACCAAGAATATTTTATCTCTTGCTCGCCGTTACTTCACCCCTTCTGAAGTTGATAGTCTAGCTGAGATTTCTGATTCAGATGCTCAGCGGAAGGAATTCCTGAAACTATGGACTCTTAAA GAAGCATATGTAAAAGCTCTTGGAATGGGTTTCTCAGGTGCTCCATTCAGTACATTTTCGATAATGCTGGAAACAAGCAAGGGAATTAGGATTTCTAAG ACATCGAATGCTTCCAGGCCTGGTTGTGACCATCTGTCTGAGAACTGGCTGTTTACACTCGCGGAGCTAAATAGTTCTCACTACATGTCAGTTTGTATAGAGGACAGCTCCAGAAGTCAAG CAGGTCCTGAAGACAGCCCAGCACCAGTAGGACTGAAAGTATGGAAGACTGTACCGTTTGTCGAAGATACACTCGTCTCTGGAACAGAAGCTGTAAAACTTATTGCCTGA
- the LOC123180198 gene encoding 4'-phosphopantetheinyl transferase HetI isoform X1, with the protein MRHHHLLLRCRAMPLLPSPPRTLRVSGGLVHHRLIRCHGMPIPPRTPGVSGGRLFASLPLPPPLQSPREVHVWYLCPDELNNQSQLNMYEELLSPSEREYADSMKATMLRKDVVLSRALLRTTLSRYTGCKIDPRSFEFKKNKFGKPEVLWPLDDSTAEQPLHFNISHTTSLIACGIAINAHIGIDVEEKKRNTTKNILSLARRYFTPSEVDSLAEISDSDAQRKEFLKLWTLKEAYVKALGMGFSGAPFSTFSIMLETSKGIRISKTSNASRPGCDHLSENWLFTLAELNSSHYMSVCIEDSSRSQAGPEDSPAPVGLKVWKTVPFVEDTLVSGTEAVKLIA; encoded by the exons atgcgccaccaccacctcctcctccgctgccgcgcGATGCCTCTCCTGCCGTCGCCGCCGAGGACGCTGCGGGTTTCGGGAGGCCTTGTGCACCACCGCCTCATCCGATGCCATGGCATGCCCATCCCGCCGAGGACGCCGGGGGTCTCGGGCGGGCGCCTGTTCGCCTCCCTCCCGCTCCCGCCGCCTCTCCAGTCCCCAAG AGAGGTGCATGTTTGGTATCTTTGCCCCGATGAGCTGAATAATCAGTCCCAGCTGAATATGTATGAAGAACTCCTGTCTCCTTCTGAAAGAGAGTATGCTGACTCTATGAAAGCAACAATGTTGCGGAAAGATGTTGTTTTGTCCCGTGCATTGTTGCGCACCACCCTCTCAAGAT ATACAGGTTGTAAAATTGATCCGAGGTCATTTGAGTTTAAGAAGAACAAATTTGGCAAACCTGAG GTATTATGGCCATTGGATGATAGCACTGCGGAGCAACCTTTGCATTTCAATATTTCACACACAACTTCTTTGATTGCCTGTGGCATTGCCATTAATGCTCAT ATTGGCATTGATGTTGAAGAGAAGAAGCGGAATACAACCAAGAATATTTTATCTCTTGCTCGCCGTTACTTCACCCCTTCTGAAGTTGATAGTCTAGCTGAGATTTCTGATTCAGATGCTCAGCGGAAGGAATTCCTGAAACTATGGACTCTTAAA GAAGCATATGTAAAAGCTCTTGGAATGGGTTTCTCAGGTGCTCCATTCAGTACATTTTCGATAATGCTGGAAACAAGCAAGGGAATTAGGATTTCTAAG ACATCGAATGCTTCCAGGCCTGGTTGTGACCATCTGTCTGAGAACTGGCTGTTTACACTCGCGGAGCTAAATAGTTCTCACTACATGTCAGTTTGTATAGAGGACAGCTCCAGAAGTCAAG CAGGTCCTGAAGACAGCCCAGCACCAGTAGGACTGAAAGTATGGAAGACTGTACCGTTTGTCGAAGATACACTCGTCTCTGGAACAGAAGCTGTAAAACTTATTGCCTGA
- the LOC123180198 gene encoding 4'-phosphopantetheinyl transferase HetI isoform X2 → MRHHHLLLRCRAMPLLPSPPRTLRVSGGLVHHRLIRCHGMPIPPRTPGVSGGRLFASLPLPPPLQSPREVHVWYLCPDELNNQSQLNMYEELLSPSEREYADSMKATMLRKDVVLSRALLRTTLSRYTGCKIDPRSFEFKKNKFGKPEVLWPLDDSTAEQPLHFNISHTTSLIACGIAINAHIGIDVEEKKRNTTKNILSLARRYFTPSEVDSLAEISDSDAQRKEFLKLWTLKEAYVKALGMGFSGAPFSTFSIMLETSKGIRISKTSNASRPGCDHLSENWLFTLAELNSSHYMSVCIEDSSRSQGPEDSPAPVGLKVWKTVPFVEDTLVSGTEAVKLIA, encoded by the exons atgcgccaccaccacctcctcctccgctgccgcgcGATGCCTCTCCTGCCGTCGCCGCCGAGGACGCTGCGGGTTTCGGGAGGCCTTGTGCACCACCGCCTCATCCGATGCCATGGCATGCCCATCCCGCCGAGGACGCCGGGGGTCTCGGGCGGGCGCCTGTTCGCCTCCCTCCCGCTCCCGCCGCCTCTCCAGTCCCCAAG AGAGGTGCATGTTTGGTATCTTTGCCCCGATGAGCTGAATAATCAGTCCCAGCTGAATATGTATGAAGAACTCCTGTCTCCTTCTGAAAGAGAGTATGCTGACTCTATGAAAGCAACAATGTTGCGGAAAGATGTTGTTTTGTCCCGTGCATTGTTGCGCACCACCCTCTCAAGAT ATACAGGTTGTAAAATTGATCCGAGGTCATTTGAGTTTAAGAAGAACAAATTTGGCAAACCTGAG GTATTATGGCCATTGGATGATAGCACTGCGGAGCAACCTTTGCATTTCAATATTTCACACACAACTTCTTTGATTGCCTGTGGCATTGCCATTAATGCTCAT ATTGGCATTGATGTTGAAGAGAAGAAGCGGAATACAACCAAGAATATTTTATCTCTTGCTCGCCGTTACTTCACCCCTTCTGAAGTTGATAGTCTAGCTGAGATTTCTGATTCAGATGCTCAGCGGAAGGAATTCCTGAAACTATGGACTCTTAAA GAAGCATATGTAAAAGCTCTTGGAATGGGTTTCTCAGGTGCTCCATTCAGTACATTTTCGATAATGCTGGAAACAAGCAAGGGAATTAGGATTTCTAAG ACATCGAATGCTTCCAGGCCTGGTTGTGACCATCTGTCTGAGAACTGGCTGTTTACACTCGCGGAGCTAAATAGTTCTCACTACATGTCAGTTTGTATAGAGGACAGCTCCAGAAGTCAAG GTCCTGAAGACAGCCCAGCACCAGTAGGACTGAAAGTATGGAAGACTGTACCGTTTGTCGAAGATACACTCGTCTCTGGAACAGAAGCTGTAAAACTTATTGCCTGA